From a region of the Arachis ipaensis cultivar K30076 chromosome B09, Araip1.1, whole genome shotgun sequence genome:
- the LOC107615631 gene encoding uncharacterized protein LOC107615631, protein MVTRVRGRGRGRDRASNLEPETTENNPAKFMTTLENMAAAMRATAVILGNQAGNGNGDDRGNGPTTLASFLKINPPIFRGTTNPTEADNWFQAMEWALQAQQVPESQCVEFATYQLTVRTDKELELLQRKQGQMSEAKYTNKFEELYRFSKICQGAPGDFEEWKCIKYEGGVRSDILSLVGPMEIRVFSDLVNKSRVMENCLRKAAMERNDSRDFHRRDHNQNLAPIGQEFKRRGKQTRDTTEELTCQKCGHCHPDRPWRFGLGVCYKRGLPGHVSRNCPQGKTHDGGRSNQQD, encoded by the exons ATGGTAACTCGTGTACGCGGTCGCGGTCGAGGGAGAGATAGGGCTAGTAACTTGGAACCTGAGACAACTGAGAATAATCCTGCAAAATTTATGACTACcctggagaatatggctgctgctatgcgaGCTACGGCTGTGATATTGGGGAATCAAGCTGGTAATGGGAATGGTGATGACAGAGGAAATGGGCCAACGACCTTAGCAAGCTTCCTGAAGATAAACCCACCCATTTTTAGAGGGACAACAAACCCTACAGAGGCAGATAACTGGTTTCAAGCAATGGAATGGGCATTACAAGCACAACAAGTTCCTGAAAGTCAATGTGTTGAGTTTGCAACTTATCAGTTAACGG TCAGGACGGATAAAGAACTTGAATTGTTGCAACGGAAGCAGGGTCAAATGTCTGAAGCCAAATACACAAACAAGTTTGAGGAATTATATCGATTTTCCAAGATTTGTCAGGGTGCTCCAGGAGACTTTGAGGAATGGAAATGCATCAAATACGAAGGGGGAGTTCGGAGTGATATACTGAGTTTAGTGGGTCCGATGGAGATCAGAGTTTTCTCAGACTTGGTAAACAAGAGTAGAGTCATGGAAAATTGTTTGAGGAAGGCTGCTATGGAAAGGAATGATAGCCGGGATTTCCACCGAAGAGACCACAATCAGAATTTGGCTCCAATAGGCCAAGAATTCAAGCGAAGAGGGAAACAAACAAGGGATACTACGGAGGAGCTGACATGTCAGAAGTGTGGCCACTGTCATCCGGACAGGCCGTGGCGCTTTGGCTTGGGCGTATGTTACAAGCGTGGTCTACCAGGGCACGTATCCAGGAATTGTCCGCAAGGAAAGACTCACGATGGGGGACGATCCAATCAGCAGGATTGA